A window from Thiomonas sp. FB-Cd encodes these proteins:
- a CDS encoding DUF4334 domain-containing protein, whose protein sequence is MMSITERLSAGSATTEAALEIYDSLAPVEVDFMIGNWTGEGFNTDHPMDGLLEAYHWYGKRFESPEDVHPLVFSTLRGGVASVNPVFMGPLLGLADRMLMPKSPVAGRLFQVTMPLFTTSKSRARLRMTAYRGKSSATMIYDQLPINDVFRQVDENCVFGIMDRKGMKKPFFFILRRARGS, encoded by the coding sequence ATGATGAGCATCACTGAAAGGTTAAGCGCAGGTAGCGCGACGACTGAGGCAGCGTTGGAAATCTATGATTCACTGGCGCCGGTTGAAGTCGATTTCATGATCGGCAATTGGACGGGAGAAGGCTTCAACACCGATCACCCCATGGATGGGCTGCTTGAGGCGTATCACTGGTACGGCAAGCGATTTGAAAGTCCAGAAGACGTCCATCCGTTGGTTTTCTCGACACTTCGGGGTGGTGTCGCCAGCGTTAACCCCGTGTTCATGGGGCCATTGCTCGGGCTGGCGGATCGCATGCTCATGCCAAAGTCGCCTGTAGCGGGCCGCCTATTCCAGGTCACCATGCCGCTATTCACGACCTCAAAGAGCCGCGCCAGGCTGCGCATGACGGCTTATCGAGGAAAGTCCAGTGCAACCATGATCTACGACCAGCTCCCGATCAACGACGTATTCCGCCAAGTCGACGAAAACTGCGTATTTGGCATCATGGATCGAAAAGGCATGAAGAAGCCGTTCTTCTTCATCTTGCGTCGTGCGCGTGGGAGCTAA
- a CDS encoding cupin domain-containing protein has product MSNEQAQPETKGITVKLLAAVDLGPEIEGMQGRQLRMRMVTFEPGGVFGPIHDHKDRPGTVYILQGTITDHRDGRATDYGPGVGWPEDRNTTHWLENRGTTPAVEISVDIVKL; this is encoded by the coding sequence ATGAGCAATGAACAGGCGCAACCTGAAACAAAAGGCATTACGGTGAAGTTACTCGCAGCGGTTGACCTTGGCCCCGAGATCGAGGGCATGCAGGGGCGCCAACTTCGAATGCGCATGGTGACCTTCGAACCCGGGGGCGTTTTCGGCCCGATTCATGATCATAAGGACAGACCGGGCACTGTCTACATCTTGCAAGGAACGATCACTGACCATCGAGATGGAAGGGCCACGGACTATGGGCCAGGAGTGGGCTGGCCCGAGGATAGGAACACGACCCACTGGCTTGAGAACAGAGGAACGACTCCGGCCGTAGAGATCTCGGTCGATATTGTGAAGCTATAG
- a CDS encoding SDR family NAD(P)-dependent oxidoreductase — protein MPTVLITGASRGIGRELARMLVSQGWQVLAGVRDPMAAPPGTRGERLDMADCGSINALAQRLRASEQRLDALVNNAGIYDGPARRIWDVNVLGPLLLTRALEALLAPGSRVVMVTSGLGRLSSQPQELVKRLSAPNLSLEDIESLAHEAPGGYGASKAALTAMARIFANRMKDRGILVNAISPGWVRTDMGGAGAPRSVQQGAASLLWGVQLPSDGPSGGVFEDGKPIE, from the coding sequence ATGCCGACTGTACTGATCACGGGAGCCAGCCGCGGCATCGGCCGCGAGCTGGCTCGTATGCTCGTGTCCCAAGGCTGGCAGGTGCTGGCGGGAGTTCGTGACCCGATGGCGGCGCCTCCTGGCACGCGGGGCGAGCGCCTCGACATGGCGGATTGCGGCTCCATCAACGCGTTGGCACAGCGGCTTCGCGCGAGCGAACAGCGACTGGACGCCCTGGTGAACAACGCCGGCATCTATGACGGACCGGCACGTCGCATCTGGGATGTCAACGTCCTGGGGCCATTGCTCCTGACGCGCGCCCTTGAAGCGCTGCTGGCGCCGGGCTCGCGCGTCGTGATGGTCACGAGCGGTCTCGGCAGGCTGTCTTCGCAGCCTCAAGAACTCGTGAAGCGCCTTTCCGCACCGAACCTGTCTCTCGAGGACATCGAGAGCCTGGCGCATGAAGCGCCAGGCGGGTATGGAGCGAGCAAGGCCGCGCTCACGGCGATGGCGCGCATCTTTGCCAATCGGATGAAGGATCGCGGGATTCTGGTGAATGCCATCAGCCCTGGTTGGGTTCGCACCGACATGGGTGGCGCCGGAGCGCCGCGCTCGGTGCAACAAGGCGCAGCAAGCCTGCTCTGGGGTGTTCAATTGCCATCCGACGGACCATCAGGCGGGGTGTTTGAGGACGGCAAACCGATCGAGTAA
- a CDS encoding GTP-binding protein, protein MPTLSTPVTILAGHLGSGKTTLLQHCLEHPALQRTALIINEFGDVSIDHLMVAQLAENVVELRGGCICCAVRVDFAMTLRDLYEKRQLGEVPMFDHVILETSGLADPVPILHTLMANPLMHTRFVPDAVVTCVDQVNYERTVSEDPVAMSQVQLADVVILTKGDLATPEQRARTEALVRAANGQAQLMQVTLGLADAATIFLRGVFEAGRSLPGLGGWLLAGKPMAQLSGNPSGGAHRGPRPTTHVIRTEQPVDMAGLGVFLNRVTNSMREQLLRIKGVANVKSRPRHIRSQGPLVVHAVREKFYPLQWLDAWPDDDRSTRLVFIGRELDGARLDRLFEQLCL, encoded by the coding sequence GTGCCTACGCTATCGACGCCGGTAACGATACTCGCCGGGCATCTGGGCAGCGGCAAGACCACCTTGCTGCAGCACTGCCTCGAGCACCCGGCATTGCAGCGCACTGCGCTCATCATCAATGAGTTTGGCGATGTCAGCATCGACCACCTGATGGTGGCTCAGCTGGCCGAGAACGTCGTCGAGCTCCGTGGCGGGTGCATCTGCTGCGCCGTGCGCGTCGATTTCGCAATGACGCTGCGCGACCTTTACGAGAAGCGGCAACTGGGTGAAGTTCCAATGTTCGACCACGTGATCCTCGAAACCTCGGGCTTGGCCGACCCGGTACCCATTCTTCACACGCTGATGGCCAATCCGCTCATGCACACACGCTTCGTTCCCGACGCGGTAGTGACTTGTGTCGACCAGGTCAACTATGAGCGGACGGTATCGGAAGACCCTGTAGCGATGAGCCAGGTGCAGCTCGCCGACGTAGTGATTCTGACCAAGGGCGACCTTGCCACTCCCGAGCAGCGCGCACGCACCGAGGCGCTGGTGCGCGCCGCTAATGGCCAAGCCCAGCTAATGCAAGTCACACTGGGCTTGGCCGATGCCGCCACCATCTTTCTCCGTGGGGTGTTCGAGGCAGGACGCTCGCTACCCGGCCTCGGTGGCTGGCTGCTGGCCGGCAAGCCGATGGCGCAATTGAGCGGAAACCCAAGCGGTGGCGCGCATCGCGGCCCCCGTCCCACGACCCACGTGATCCGGACGGAGCAACCGGTCGACATGGCAGGGCTCGGCGTGTTTCTCAATCGCGTCACCAACTCGATGCGCGAGCAACTGCTGCGGATCAAAGGCGTGGCGAACGTCAAATCACGGCCGCGCCACATTAGGTCACAAGGCCCACTCGTGGTGCATGCCGTTCGAGAGAAGTTCTACCCGCTTCAATGGCTGGATGCGTGGCCAGACGATGACCGAAGCACGCGCTTGGTCTTCATCGGACGCGAGTTGGACGGTGCCAGGCTGGACCGTCTGTTTGAGCAACTGTGTCTTTGA
- a CDS encoding hydantoinase B/oxoprolinase family protein translates to MAENLNDQEKSILQKFLDENVLFLGPDPEIMDNHKLAPESAAETRALAVFNDADQMNLVRHKLQTACNESFDMVEQMGAAPGAKWGDLISGVWTASGDLALSSAGGVLLFSVLTQHPVKFIIKYWMKEPTVGVRPGDIFMHNDARYGNIHNTDQSVIIPVFHEGELICFTGAMVHEGENGATEPGGMPSKAESPFDEGLKMPPFKVGENYTFRKDLMTFLQNSVREPKLQLEGMKSKLYAAMRMESRIKEAIGEYGLEAVLATLRRTLTSTAEEVRRRLRDWPDGTIRQNVFPDGTLRENVLLRLRLAMTKRDDELILDFRGSAPEFVNRANNTVLASCKGMLAQEFLTFVWPDLPRNQAVFEPMTVITDANSALNCSANAPNAQSMMTFFPSFTAAQLAVPKLLYSSKFKATDVVSGWYNMIVTFIYGGLTQHQELVGNLCADLNGMGGGARATRDGEHSIAPIFAPMADIGEQELIEEETPIMKIVPNRVMRDNQGFGKFRGGHGYQQIATVKDSALWGFMCCSIGSKFPSTHGIFGGYGAGTYPLCKVKDVNVFDEMKDRRELLRFSVEEIMNERPFKDASYSTHHMGMQLEWVTSGELYMLTQGTGGGYGDVLERDPSMVVDDYRDGLISKRTVEQIYHVRIDEARKAANLEATAAAREAERGKRKKLGKPYAEFVKGWETKHPPAHLPFYGSWNDPKLIYRGTPTDTCPADAMAGVMMPDPKDVRIAQLEAKLAQQEKV, encoded by the coding sequence ATGGCTGAAAACCTGAACGATCAAGAAAAGTCCATCCTGCAGAAGTTCCTGGACGAGAACGTGCTCTTCCTCGGGCCCGATCCCGAGATCATGGACAACCATAAGCTGGCCCCCGAGTCGGCCGCCGAGACGCGTGCACTGGCCGTGTTTAACGACGCCGACCAGATGAACCTGGTTCGGCACAAACTGCAGACTGCCTGCAACGAATCATTTGACATGGTCGAGCAGATGGGCGCCGCGCCGGGCGCCAAATGGGGTGACCTGATCTCCGGAGTGTGGACGGCCTCGGGCGACCTGGCGCTGTCCAGCGCCGGCGGTGTACTGCTGTTCTCCGTGCTGACCCAGCACCCGGTGAAATTCATCATCAAGTACTGGATGAAGGAGCCTACCGTCGGCGTGCGCCCGGGCGACATCTTCATGCACAACGATGCGCGCTACGGGAACATCCACAACACCGACCAGAGCGTCATCATCCCCGTCTTTCACGAAGGCGAGCTGATCTGCTTCACCGGCGCGATGGTGCATGAGGGCGAGAACGGCGCCACCGAACCAGGTGGCATGCCCTCCAAGGCCGAGTCGCCGTTCGATGAAGGGCTCAAGATGCCTCCGTTCAAGGTCGGCGAGAATTACACCTTCCGCAAGGACTTGATGACCTTCCTGCAGAATTCGGTGCGCGAGCCAAAACTGCAGCTCGAGGGCATGAAGTCCAAGCTCTACGCGGCTATGCGCATGGAGTCGCGCATCAAGGAGGCGATTGGCGAGTACGGGCTCGAAGCCGTGCTGGCCACCTTGCGGCGAACCCTGACCAGCACTGCCGAGGAAGTGCGCCGCCGGCTGCGCGACTGGCCAGATGGCACCATCCGGCAGAACGTGTTCCCCGACGGCACGCTGCGCGAAAACGTGCTGCTTCGCCTGCGCCTGGCCATGACCAAGCGCGACGATGAACTGATCCTGGACTTCCGCGGCTCAGCGCCGGAGTTCGTCAACCGCGCGAACAATACCGTCCTGGCCTCCTGCAAGGGAATGCTGGCACAGGAATTCCTCACTTTCGTGTGGCCCGATCTGCCGCGCAACCAGGCGGTGTTCGAGCCCATGACGGTGATCACCGACGCCAACTCGGCGCTCAACTGTTCGGCCAATGCACCGAACGCGCAGAGCATGATGACCTTCTTCCCCAGCTTCACGGCGGCGCAGCTCGCCGTGCCCAAGCTGCTGTACTCATCAAAGTTCAAGGCCACTGACGTGGTCTCGGGCTGGTACAACATGATCGTCACCTTCATCTATGGCGGCCTGACTCAGCACCAGGAACTGGTGGGCAACCTTTGTGCGGACCTCAACGGCATGGGGGGTGGGGCACGGGCCACGCGCGACGGCGAGCATTCCATCGCTCCGATCTTCGCGCCCATGGCGGACATCGGCGAACAGGAACTGATCGAAGAAGAAACGCCGATCATGAAGATCGTGCCCAACCGGGTGATGCGCGATAACCAGGGCTTCGGCAAGTTCCGCGGTGGCCATGGCTACCAGCAGATCGCCACCGTCAAGGACTCTGCCCTGTGGGGTTTCATGTGCTGTTCAATTGGCTCCAAGTTCCCCAGCACGCACGGCATCTTCGGCGGCTATGGTGCTGGCACCTACCCGCTGTGCAAGGTCAAGGACGTCAACGTCTTCGACGAGATGAAGGACCGCCGCGAGTTGCTGCGCTTCTCGGTCGAGGAAATCATGAACGAACGCCCCTTCAAGGACGCCAGCTACTCCACGCACCACATGGGCATGCAGTTGGAGTGGGTCACCTCCGGCGAACTGTACATGCTGACGCAGGGCACCGGCGGCGGTTACGGCGATGTGCTTGAGCGCGACCCGTCCATGGTGGTCGACGACTACCGCGATGGCTTGATCAGCAAACGCACCGTGGAACAGATCTATCACGTGCGGATCGACGAGGCGCGCAAGGCAGCCAATCTGGAGGCCACTGCCGCGGCGCGCGAAGCCGAGCGTGGCAAGCGTAAGAAGCTAGGCAAGCCCTACGCCGAGTTCGTCAAGGGCTGGGAGACCAAGCACCCGCCGGCGCACCTGCCGTTCTATGGTTCATGGAATGACCCAAAGCTGATCTACCGCGGCACACCGACGGATACCTGTCCAGCCGACGCTATGGCGGGAGTGATGATGCCCGATCCGAAGGATGTGCGAATCGCCCAGCTTGAAGCCAAACTGGCACAGCAGGAGAAGGTCTGA
- a CDS encoding hydantoinase/oxoprolinase family protein: MKRVSVDIGGTFTDCFLAYDDRYVESKALTTHNNLATGFMEALEGACREIGKDVGEVLANVDAVRYATTLGTNALIERKGLKVALLTTTGFESTAVLMRARGYGDGLSEAKQADLPGAARPPMLVPVSRIVGIDERVDYKGDVLLTIDEDNVRQQVRKLVDEGAQSFVVCLANAVVNPANEKAVEKIILSEYPTHQLGAMPIVLSHRVAGRKGEYTRTMSSIIDAFLHEQMYHGMATLEIALRRAGYKKPMLLVHNTSGMAQMNSTSSLQTIHSGPVAGLEATNYLSKKFDQPNLIATDMGGTSFDIGLVTADGVKFYDFNPVIDRWLVSTPMTYLHTLGAGGGSIARYDRMWNAIEVGPQSAGSDPGPACYGRGGKLPTTTDANLVLGYLDEKNYAGGSIELSRRRAERAIEEYICKPSGLSLIDAAKAIKRKVDANMAAAIFKEVAVKGYNPKNFVLLAYGGGGPMHACGFSSEIGIDRVLIPPFSCVFSALGAGNMDQLHIHESSVYQMLFDANARKILGDFASFNDTVTELEARGREDLMRQGATPDKIKVRVELDLRYGNQLAQTAVVSPFHRLENSTQVIKLLDIFSRSYAQRFGEGSQAPEAGVRINVIRVISYVEHDRLDLKPSSRRGGKPPKPRSERICHFVQQSAGVMTRVYDAHAFEEGAVVEGPALIESPRTSFLVEPGWRLTMGTSGAAWLERHEPEVSKARTPSTAALAA; encoded by the coding sequence ATGAAGCGCGTCAGTGTTGATATCGGGGGCACTTTCACAGACTGCTTTCTGGCCTACGACGACCGCTACGTCGAATCCAAGGCCTTGACGACCCACAACAATCTGGCCACGGGCTTCATGGAGGCGCTGGAGGGCGCCTGCCGCGAAATCGGCAAGGACGTCGGCGAGGTGCTAGCCAACGTGGACGCGGTGCGATATGCCACGACCCTGGGCACCAATGCGCTGATCGAGCGCAAGGGCCTTAAGGTGGCGCTGCTCACCACCACAGGGTTCGAGTCGACTGCGGTGCTGATGCGCGCGCGCGGCTATGGCGATGGCTTGTCCGAAGCGAAGCAGGCGGATCTACCTGGCGCCGCACGGCCCCCCATGCTGGTGCCGGTCTCGCGCATCGTCGGCATCGACGAACGCGTGGACTACAAGGGCGACGTGTTGCTAACCATCGACGAAGACAACGTACGCCAGCAGGTTCGCAAGCTAGTCGACGAAGGGGCGCAGTCGTTCGTGGTCTGCCTCGCCAATGCGGTCGTCAATCCGGCCAACGAGAAGGCGGTCGAGAAGATCATCCTCTCCGAATACCCGACGCACCAATTGGGCGCTATGCCTATTGTGCTCTCGCACCGCGTTGCGGGACGCAAAGGCGAGTACACGCGGACCATGTCGTCGATCATCGACGCCTTCCTGCACGAGCAGATGTACCACGGCATGGCGACGCTGGAGATCGCACTTCGTCGAGCCGGCTACAAAAAGCCGATGCTGCTCGTGCACAACACTTCGGGCATGGCGCAGATGAACTCGACTTCCTCACTGCAAACCATCCACTCCGGGCCCGTGGCGGGCTTGGAGGCCACCAACTACCTTTCGAAGAAATTCGATCAACCCAACCTGATCGCCACTGACATGGGAGGCACCAGCTTTGACATCGGTCTTGTCACCGCGGACGGCGTGAAGTTCTACGACTTCAACCCGGTCATCGACCGCTGGCTGGTCAGTACGCCAATGACCTACCTCCACACGCTAGGTGCCGGCGGGGGCTCGATCGCGCGCTACGACCGCATGTGGAACGCGATCGAGGTCGGCCCGCAGAGTGCCGGCTCCGACCCCGGCCCGGCGTGCTATGGCCGTGGCGGCAAGTTGCCGACCACCACCGACGCCAACCTGGTGCTCGGCTATCTGGACGAAAAGAACTATGCGGGCGGCTCAATCGAACTCAGCCGCAGGCGGGCCGAGCGCGCCATCGAGGAGTACATCTGCAAACCGTCGGGCCTCAGCCTGATCGACGCGGCCAAGGCCATCAAGCGCAAGGTCGACGCCAACATGGCCGCAGCGATCTTCAAGGAAGTGGCCGTCAAGGGCTACAACCCGAAGAATTTCGTGCTGCTGGCCTACGGCGGTGGCGGCCCGATGCACGCTTGCGGCTTTTCCAGCGAGATCGGCATCGACCGCGTGCTGATTCCGCCGTTCAGTTGCGTGTTCTCGGCACTCGGCGCCGGCAACATGGATCAGTTGCACATCCACGAAAGCTCGGTCTACCAAATGCTCTTCGACGCCAACGCGCGCAAGATTCTGGGCGACTTCGCTTCGTTCAATGACACCGTGACCGAACTGGAGGCACGCGGACGCGAAGACCTGATGCGCCAGGGCGCAACGCCGGACAAAATCAAGGTGCGCGTCGAACTGGATCTGCGCTATGGCAACCAGTTGGCGCAGACCGCCGTGGTCAGCCCCTTCCACCGCCTGGAAAACTCCACGCAGGTGATCAAACTGCTGGACATCTTCAGCCGCAGTTACGCACAACGCTTTGGCGAGGGCAGCCAGGCGCCGGAAGCCGGCGTGCGCATCAACGTCATTCGTGTGATCTCTTACGTGGAGCACGACCGCCTCGATTTGAAGCCCAGCAGCAGGCGCGGCGGCAAGCCGCCCAAACCGCGCAGTGAGCGCATCTGCCACTTTGTGCAGCAATCTGCAGGTGTGATGACTCGTGTGTACGACGCCCATGCGTTCGAAGAGGGTGCCGTCGTGGAGGGGCCTGCCTTGATTGAATCGCCGCGCACCAGTTTCCTCGTCGAGCCAGGCTGGAGGCTAACGATGGGCACTTCGGGCGCCGCGTGGCTGGAACGACATGAGCCCGAGGTCAGCAAGGCGCGCACCCCATCCACCGCGGCCCTGGCCGCCTGA
- a CDS encoding acetone carboxylase subunit gamma: protein MSTRVAITEYLEIELNSERWHCRSCGHDIASARENYKTGLLVYDRDPREIHAPILDETKYEFTYAPDPTWCRIVEFYCPSCGTQIENEYLPPGHPLTHDIELDIDKLKQRHLAKEGQ from the coding sequence ATGAGCACGCGAGTTGCCATTACCGAATACCTGGAAATCGAGCTTAACTCAGAGCGTTGGCACTGCCGCTCATGCGGGCACGACATCGCCTCGGCGCGGGAGAACTACAAGACCGGCCTGCTGGTCTACGACCGCGATCCGCGCGAAATCCACGCCCCTATCCTCGACGAGACGAAGTACGAGTTCACCTATGCGCCCGACCCCACGTGGTGCCGCATCGTCGAGTTCTATTGCCCATCGTGCGGCACGCAGATCGAGAACGAGTACTTGCCTCCGGGTCACCCGCTGACCCACGACATTGAGCTCGACATCGACAAATTGAAGCAACGCCATCTCGCCAAGGAGGGCCAGTAA
- a CDS encoding hydantoinase/oxoprolinase family protein: MGLLVNIDNGGTFTDVCVHSDTEVLHAKSPTTPHDLTQCFVAALARVSRDLYGGEDLSRLVGDIDYIRYSTTSGTNAVVERKGTPVALLVEKGEEGQVYGLAKTLQGDSLWNSMMPIPPAGITVHDGNRIDAAELTSVVNDLLAKGAQRLVVALRSPEAEAQVKDGLLDRYPRHLLGAVPFLLSHELVSDSDHARRVFSALLNSYLHPGMEHFLYGAENVCKQHHLASPLLIYRNDGNSARVAKTTAIKTWGSGPRGGLEGALAYARLYGVPTLLAMDIGGTTTDVAVVADGKVRLNAYGRVEAGQTSFAMPELQSFGLGGSSIMRVEGGRLEIGPQSVGSVPGPACFGRGGTSATLTDALLLAGVLDGENYLGGELRLDRGRAAAAIQKNIADPLKLSLADATERAIRAFEAEVAAVLVQALAAAGRSASNATLLAFGGGGPMIASGIARDAGIRQIIVPQMAAVFSAYGIGFSSLAHQYQTSLDGLSAADIAEACKSMLQRARRDMSGEGVDAAKCRYDFALWEDSAAGVTQLPLDDAALKALKASNDMRLVLTASHELPAFQLSSDRAARSATAPIAGSTQVLYGSGAGDATPVVDVAALEPGHYADGPALLRSSYLTCLLDRGWSMRVSDNHDLIIEEA; this comes from the coding sequence ATGGGTTTGCTAGTGAACATCGACAACGGAGGCACGTTCACCGACGTCTGCGTCCATTCTGACACCGAGGTGTTGCACGCCAAGTCACCCACCACGCCGCACGACTTGACACAGTGCTTCGTTGCGGCGCTCGCCCGCGTTTCGCGCGACCTGTACGGTGGCGAAGACCTGTCGCGCTTGGTGGGCGACATCGACTACATCCGCTATTCGACCACCTCCGGCACAAACGCTGTCGTGGAACGCAAGGGTACGCCGGTGGCGCTGCTGGTGGAAAAGGGAGAGGAGGGCCAGGTCTACGGGCTGGCGAAGACACTGCAGGGCGACAGCCTGTGGAATTCGATGATGCCCATCCCGCCAGCGGGCATCACCGTTCACGACGGCAACCGCATTGATGCGGCCGAGCTCACGAGCGTCGTGAACGATCTGCTGGCCAAGGGAGCGCAGCGTCTGGTGGTGGCCTTGCGCAGCCCCGAGGCCGAGGCGCAGGTCAAGGACGGATTGCTCGACCGCTATCCGCGCCACCTGCTGGGCGCCGTGCCTTTCCTTCTCTCGCACGAGTTGGTGAGCGACAGCGACCACGCGCGCCGTGTCTTCTCGGCACTGCTCAATTCCTATCTGCATCCCGGCATGGAGCACTTTCTCTACGGAGCCGAGAACGTGTGCAAGCAGCACCATCTGGCCAGCCCGCTACTCATCTACCGCAACGATGGCAACTCGGCCCGGGTGGCCAAGACCACCGCGATCAAGACCTGGGGCTCCGGGCCGCGAGGCGGGCTCGAGGGTGCGTTGGCCTATGCCAGGCTGTATGGTGTGCCCACGCTGCTGGCGATGGACATCGGCGGCACGACGACCGACGTGGCCGTCGTGGCTGACGGAAAAGTCCGCCTAAACGCCTACGGCCGTGTCGAGGCTGGACAAACCTCGTTTGCCATGCCCGAGTTGCAGAGCTTCGGGTTGGGCGGCAGTTCCATCATGCGCGTCGAAGGCGGTCGCCTGGAGATCGGCCCGCAGAGCGTGGGCTCTGTGCCCGGACCCGCTTGCTTTGGCCGCGGCGGCACGAGTGCAACGTTGACCGATGCCCTGCTGCTTGCCGGCGTGCTCGACGGCGAGAACTACCTCGGCGGCGAGCTCAGACTCGACCGTGGCCGCGCGGCTGCCGCGATCCAGAAGAACATTGCTGACCCGCTCAAACTGTCGCTCGCCGACGCCACCGAACGCGCAATACGTGCCTTCGAAGCCGAGGTGGCGGCGGTGCTGGTACAGGCACTGGCAGCGGCGGGCCGAAGCGCGTCGAACGCCACGCTACTGGCCTTCGGCGGCGGCGGACCGATGATCGCCTCAGGCATTGCACGCGATGCCGGGATACGACAAATCATCGTGCCACAGATGGCGGCAGTGTTCAGCGCCTATGGCATCGGCTTCTCGTCGCTGGCGCACCAATACCAGACGTCGCTGGACGGACTGTCGGCGGCTGATATCGCCGAGGCTTGCAAGAGCATGCTCCAACGCGCCCGGCGCGACATGTCGGGGGAGGGGGTCGACGCCGCAAAGTGCCGCTATGACTTCGCGCTCTGGGAGGACTCCGCCGCCGGAGTGACGCAGTTGCCGCTGGACGATGCGGCGCTCAAGGCGCTGAAGGCCAGCAACGACATGCGGCTCGTTCTGACCGCATCGCATGAACTGCCGGCGTTCCAGCTCTCGAGCGACCGCGCCGCGCGCTCCGCCACGGCGCCGATCGCCGGCTCGACCCAGGTGCTTTACGGCAGCGGCGCGGGCGATGCCACTCCCGTCGTCGATGTAGCGGCGCTCGAGCCCGGCCACTACGCCGATGGGCCCGCATTGCTGCGCAGCAGCTACCTAACCTGTCTATTGGACCGCGGCTGGTCGATGCGCGTTTCCGACAACCACGACCTGATCATCGAGGAGGCTTGA
- a CDS encoding LuxR C-terminal-related transcriptional regulator, protein MKAADSRKTTPGFSRDPVEPDSPLSDVAASLCPLGLLLSAERKVQWCNTTFAAMFGYDFGELVGRNLLMLYPSPSDYERIGERGMHVLVERGTYDDERLMRLRDGSLRWFRVHGQSQDFADPFRLASWVFEALPSGADVAKLSPRERDVLADMKRGLTAKECARELGLSPRTVEKLRAKLRQRYGAHNAATLISRVAGLPG, encoded by the coding sequence ATGAAAGCCGCCGACAGTCGCAAAACTACACCGGGGTTTTCCCGCGATCCGGTCGAACCCGACTCGCCGCTGAGCGACGTGGCCGCCTCCCTGTGCCCGCTGGGCTTGCTACTGTCGGCCGAGCGCAAGGTGCAGTGGTGCAACACCACATTTGCTGCGATGTTCGGTTACGACTTCGGCGAATTGGTGGGTCGCAACCTGCTCATGCTCTACCCGAGCCCATCCGACTACGAACGCATAGGCGAACGCGGCATGCATGTCCTCGTCGAGCGCGGCACATACGATGACGAAAGGCTGATGCGGCTGCGTGACGGCAGCCTGCGCTGGTTCCGGGTTCACGGTCAGTCGCAGGACTTCGCCGATCCCTTCCGCTTGGCGAGCTGGGTGTTCGAGGCCTTGCCCTCCGGCGCGGACGTGGCCAAGCTCAGCCCGCGGGAGCGCGACGTGCTCGCGGACATGAAGCGGGGCCTGACGGCCAAGGAATGCGCGCGCGAGCTGGGTCTGAGCCCCCGCACCGTGGAGAAGCTGCGCGCCAAGTTGCGCCAACGCTATGGCGCTCACAACGCCGCAACGCTGATTAGCCGCGTCGCCGGCCTGCCTGGCTAA